The Synechococcus sp. WH 8101 sequence TGCAACACCCAACTGAGATTCCGCTCGGGATCGGCGGGGTCGTTGCAGCGTGCTTTCAACTTGCTGCTCGTGGTGTTCAGTCCACCCAGCTGCAGCGCCGCCGTGGCACCCCAGGAATGGCCCACAACCGCCACCAGGGATGGGGTCACCCCGGAGCCCGGCAACAAGCGGCCAGCTGCAACCCCATCCAGCACCGCGCTGACATCCAACGGACGCCAACGCATTTCTTCCGGTCCCGGCGGCGGCTGATCACCCATCAACATCGCCTGTTGCTGAGCGGAATCACTGCCGGGATGTCTGGGCAGCACCACGGTGTACCCGTTCATCACCAGCAGCCGAGCCCAACCCTCAAAGTTGGCGGGATCGTCCCAGAGACCATGGGAGATCACCACCAGACGACCATTGGCAGATTGCTGGGGTTGATAGGTGATCAGCGTGAGCGGCTCAGGACGATGCGGCACAGGCAGCGTCACCTCCTGCCGCCGCCATGCCGATGGATCAAGGGTGCCGATCGAAGCCGACGCAGGCGTCGCGGCAGTGGCCTGACGCAAAAGGCGCCTGGCCTCATCTTGATTGTTCTGAAGCCGCTGGGCATAGGCCGCAAGCGCCTGGAGATTGAGCGTGATGCGCTCCCCGGGAACCTGGCGCAACAAGCCGAGAAGGTGGGGTTCACCGGCGCGATAGGCCGCATCCAGCGCTGCCGCAATCACGGGCCCGCGCCCCTCGGGCGGCAGGCCCTCCACCTCCACCAGTTCAGAGGCGGCCAGCAAGGCCTGTTCGAACAAGGGCTGACCCAACGACTGCTGAACCACCCCGGTGATCTGCTCCGGTAAAGGAGCCGTGAGCAACTGCTCGAGCAGGCGCTGCACCGCACCATCACCGGCCCGGTCGAGCTCCTGAAGGTCGACATTGGCTCGAATC is a genomic window containing:
- a CDS encoding esterase yields the protein MTFSLSHRLVAAAVAFGSAWCMPGLTATPAAAVEQLDLRLPVMDMTIQLQIGESRTAADLIRANVDLQELDRAGDGAVQRLLEQLLTAPLPEQITGVVQQSLGQPLFEQALLAASELVEVEGLPPEGRGPVIAAALDAAYRAGEPHLLGLLRQVPGERITLNLQALAAYAQRLQNNQDEARRLLRQATAATPASASIGTLDPSAWRRQEVTLPVPHRPEPLTLITYQPQQSANGRLVVISHGLWDDPANFEGWARLLVMNGYTVVLPRHPGSDSAQQQAMLMGDQPPPGPEEMRWRPLDVSAVLDGVAAGRLLPGSGVTPSLVAVVGHSWGATAALQLGGLNTTSSKLKARCNDPADPERNLSWVLQCSWLEGSDQGSLADPRVQAVVAVSPPLKLLFDQSRVGEAQARTLIVSGTSDWVVPPDPEAVSPLRQAGIGPLGHRLVLVEGGDHFNLRAPADGASPAVLGPLILAWVNQQLAVPAAITFQGGGWGNAEYALVDVTPSLSSPR